The DNA sequence ATGGAGGCGGTCGATGCCGTGCTGCGGACCGACCGGGACGTCAACTTCATCATCCGGTGTGCGGTGAACAGCGGTGGCGACGGCAAGCCCTCGGGTGGCCCGGCGCGTTTCCAGGAGATTCACGACCGGTACCCGGAGAACATCGCCCTGGAATGGCAGATGGTCGACGAGGAGGTCCTCTTCGACCAGGTCGCCGCGTCCGACTTCTGCGTATTCCCCTCGAAGTTCGAACTCGACGCCTTCCTCATCACGATGGGCGAGGCGATGGCGTGCGGAGCGGTGCCCCTCGCCACCGCGCAGGAGACGTTGAGTCACTACCACCACGCGCTCGACCGGTCCCATCCGGCGGCTACCGGATTCGCCGTGGCCCGCTCGTTCCGCGCCAACGACGATCACCTGACCCGCGAGCTGGCGGCGGGTATCCGGGCGGCGCTGGACGTGTTCCGGCACGACCGGCCCACCTACACCCGGCTGTCCACGAACGCACGGGAACTCGCCCGGACCTTCAGGTGGAAGGAGTGCGCGGCACAGCGCCTCACCCGGTTCGCGCAGGCGGCCCAGGGCGTCGAAGCCCGCCACCCCGACGAACTCGCCATCGAGTACGGCTGGTTCGACCGGCTGGGCGACGACGCGTGGCAGACGCACCGCGACCGGATCGCCGGGGAGGCGATGGCCCGGGGCGACATCGACGTCTACCGACGGTGCGCGCCGGTCGACGCGTCGACAGTCAACCGCCTCTTCGACGCCGCGTACCGGCGTGCCGACTTCGACAGGTGCGCCCGGCTGGCGGAACTCGTCGGTGAGGAGCGGCAGCGGCTCGTCCGGGAGCGCTGCGTGGTCGAGCGGACCGGTCGGGGCCGGAGGGTCACCTACCATCTCCCCCACGCCGACCGCGTCGACCTCGTCCTGCCCTACCAGGTCGCGCCGGAGGCCGGCAGCGGCAGACGGTACACGTGGCCGCTCACGCCGCAGGGTGGCCGCTTCGTCGGTGACCTGCCGGACGGGCTCGACGTCGACGAGCTGGTGCTGCTGCTGACTCTCGCCACGGGCCGGGTCGCGTGGGACGTGGTACCGGTCGAGATCGCCGACCGCCGGCGGGAGGTCGGATGAGGATCCTGATGCTGTCGTGGGAGTACCCACCCCTCCTGGTCGGCGGTC is a window from the Micromonospora sp. DSM 45708 genome containing:
- a CDS encoding glycogen/starch synthase — its product is MHIIKVAFECAAFDVSLMRGGVATLVWHLAREYVEQGHRVSIVTPAHGSLDYLRAHYELEELPYADTHVMPLLLDPRIWPDHPTEVALPLTTRAFRLRRDGVDVYFLSDEHLDLLPEQLYPANELEGRDLAYFKPLVFQVDAIRFIQSVFADEPAVIQGYEPYFHYLLPPVLGGKPGRTMVSTIAMNAPINDKVYRPNLERLLRMFATDVDLDRLADPPLDDALSTAMGNHLRRSHRRQEFGPDYTCYFSLIALHTDVIDFLSTGQQHYYSTFRDAPSERSFQQLTVSRIIKETAHKQLVGGCALPNWWLERDPTLVDRRRTLTGLGLDPARPTFYHAARLDPNHKGQVELMEAVDAVLRTDRDVNFIIRCAVNSGGDGKPSGGPARFQEIHDRYPENIALEWQMVDEEVLFDQVAASDFCVFPSKFELDAFLITMGEAMACGAVPLATAQETLSHYHHALDRSHPAATGFAVARSFRANDDHLTRELAAGIRAALDVFRHDRPTYTRLSTNARELARTFRWKECAAQRLTRFAQAAQGVEARHPDELAIEYGWFDRLGDDAWQTHRDRIAGEAMARGDIDVYRRCAPVDASTVNRLFDAAYRRADFDRCARLAELVGEERQRLVRERCVVERTGRGRRVTYHLPHADRVDLVLPYQVAPEAGSGRRYTWPLTPQGGRFVGDLPDGLDVDELVLLLTLATGRVAWDVVPVEIADRRREVG